A window of Bombina bombina isolate aBomBom1 chromosome 5, aBomBom1.pri, whole genome shotgun sequence genomic DNA:
tttaattgcatcatgtttcttgaaaaatgtataaattgaaaacaaacataaaacataccatccataacaaaataggcttagctagctaGCAGTAGCTTGATTAGTAGCTAGTTTATTGTATAAGTCAGTTcgaaaacgccacagtcagtcaactttcctcctcctccgtccactcccgagtccttcctaatagatgtgagctgttgcatgcatttatttatgcattactgtctctctgagcacacacatagcattagctggctggctggctgctcgaggtaataatgaatgctattttttctattcttttgttcaaacacagattgagtgtactagtacagttacatctaggaggacaaacgtgaaTGAAGTGCCACTGCCGGAGGGAAAAGAAACTCTtgaagaagaatcacccatcgaggaggatcaggataacccttctcctcccaaaagaaagtccacatcgctgctcatgactttgctgggacagtctttcactgacactgaaggtacaatagaacccaagaccccctatgtcaaggctgaagaggaaatagagaaatattgtaaagccccatctctgcctctcactgaagaccctttgaaatggtggcatgtacatgaggtcatatttcccctcctctctcatttgtcaaagcgatacttgtgtatcgcaggtacaagcgtgtctgcagagcgggttttctccactgcaggagatgtggtaacggcaaaaagaagcaccctcaaaccagagcatgtggatcaactagtgttcttacagaaaaacctacatattccataattctgagtagtgattcaggtttataatattaatatttaatgttttttggcacatccagaagaatgtgctgtgtgccccactgcccagtgcagactactgttaagttattttatatttgttaatgttatagcttatagctttttgaaaaatgaagcttaaaaccttgagtacatctttgttggatcacaaaatatactagtatacgacacgaccgaccacgtcactcactgtcacagtcacacacacacacaaacaatacaaaagaaacaacacacaacttcACAgtcacacacctcatgtgtgcgtgtcagtgtcacctttcaccatgattcactctttttatgatgtgtggtttttttggtattgtttgactgtgtgtgactgtgactgtctgtgtgttgtgtaacaatatatttgtgatcccataaagataatcaaagttagtaaatctagtagttcaatgctacttgttgtataatgtctattactacttctagtgttactgtgatgtttgccatttgccaatcaggaagtgctctgttttgtagatgttgtgctattgtttacagcacacccctgtattgtttgcaatgcagtgagtgcatagtgcataagggattattaatattattcacactaaaaagtgtctattttaaatagaccctttaagaaagatatcatatgtttttgtttatgatcccaatcccaaatgccatcccactcccaggcagatctgtaggggttaacctaatataaccaaccagttaacaataacaatgtgtgtgtactgtctaactgtctttatgagtgtgtgagtgtgactgtgagtgagtgccagtttgaaaagtttgtatgtatctatctatgagtgtgtgtgtgagatgagtgtattaactgcctttgaatgtttttgtttgtatgtgattgtgtgtctgtcccagtgtctatgagtgtgagtgtgactgtggctgactggctgtggtgcctttgaatgtttttgtttatgtgtgtcccactgtgtctctagtgtctgagtgtctagtgagtgtgcttgtctaactgtctatgagtgtgcactgtgcagagagtgagactgacgcCAAACCACTatattaggggaaggaaaagccttgagtaaatctttattggatcacaaatatactgtacactacagacagtacagcacacacacacacaacagcacaatacaaaaataaagcacacacacctcaggtgagtggcgtgccaccctttcttcaccatgatttactccttgatgtctgtgtccttttttatgtattgtttgtttgtgtgtgactgctgtgtactgttcagtgacagactcagtcactgttcagttgtgtgtagtactgctttaacagtaactaataactaactaattatatttgtgatcccataaagataatataatcatcaagaagaaactgtagttaattagtagttcagttcaatgctacttgttttaaatgtctctctagtactactgtaagtctgtaactgtgtaaactaattgtatatgtaacaatcacatgtgtgtgttgtgtgcacactctgtgctgtgtgttgtgttccagattcacgtgatgtttgtttgccacaaattgacagtcatgaaggcacagtggagtgcacctgtaattttgtaccgtaTATaaggtatttatgttttgttttctgaggacaattttcacacaaataaggtattatggtggtaacttaagcttaacctatctattttggttttaatttaatgtctattattattaccaagtaagtaaagacattaaattaaaaccaacatagataggttagacatttatttgttgttcatgtttctttacaagtgtatagtgtacttactaaggcctagatttagagttcggcggtaaaagggctgctaacgctccgcgggtttttttctggccgcaccataaatttaactctggtatcgagagttaaaacaaatgctgcgttaggctccaaaaaaggagcgtagagcatttttaccgcaaatgcaactctcgataccagagttgcttacggacgcggccggcctcaaaaacgtgctcgtgcacgattctcccataggaaacaatggggctgtttgagctgaaaaaaaacctaacacctgcaaaaaagcagcgttcaactcctaacgcagccccattgttttctatggggaaacacttcctacgtctgcacctaacactctaacatgtaccccgagtctaaacacccctacccttacacttattaacccctaatctgccgcccccgctatcgctgacccctgcattacacttttaacccctaatctgccgctccgtaaaccgccgccacctacgttatccctatgtacccctaatctgctgccctaacatcgccgacccctatgttatatttattaacccctaatctgccccccacaacgtcgccgacacctacctacacttattaacccctaatctgccgagcggacctgagcgctactataataaatgtattaacccctaatccgcctcactaaccctatcataaatagtattaacccctaatctgccctccctaacatcgccgacacctaacttcaattattaacccctaatctgccgaccggagctcaccgctattctaataaatgtattaacccctaaagctaagtctaaccctaacactaacacccccctaacttaaatataatttacatctaacgaaataaaataactcttattaaataaattattcctatttaaagctaaatacttacctgtaaaataaatcataatatagctacaatataaattacatttatattatagctattttaggattaatatttattttacaggcaactttgtaattattttaaccaggtacaatagctattaaatagttaagaactatttaatagttacctagttaaaataattacaaatttacctgtaaaataaatcctaacctaagttataattaaacctaacactaccctatcaataaaataattaaataaactacctacaattacctacaattaacctaacactacactatcaataaattaattaaacacaattgctacaaataaatacaattaaataaactatctaaagtacaaaaaataaaaaagaactaagttacagaaaataaaaaaatatttacaaacataagaaaaatattacaacaattttaaactaattacacctactctaagccccctaataaaataacaaagacccccaaaataaaaaattccctaccctattctaaaatacaaaaattacaagctcttttaccttaccagccctgaacagggccctttgcggggcatgccccaagaagttcagctcttttgcctgtaaaagaaaacatacaatacccccccccaacattacaacccaccacccacatacccctaatctaacccaaaccccccttaaataaacctaacactaatcccctgaagatcttcctaccttgtcttcaccataccaggttcaccgatccgtcctggctccaagatcttcatccaacccaagcgggggttggcgatccataatccggtccagaagaggctccaaagtcttcctcctatccggcaagaagaggacatccggaccggcaaacatcttctccaagcggcatcttctatgttcttccatccgatgacgaccggctccatcttgaagacctccagcgcggatccatcctcttcttccaacgactagacgacgaatgacggttcctttaagggacgtcatccaagatggcgtccctcgaattccgattggctgatgggattctatcagccaatcggaattaaggtaggaattttctgattggctgatggaatcagccaatcagaatctagttcaatccgattggctgatccaatcagccaatcagattgagctcgcattctattggctgatcggaacagccaatagaatgcgagctcaatctgattggctgattggatcagccaatcggattgaacttgattctgattggctgattccatcagccaatcagaaaattcctaccttaattccgattggctgatagaatcctatcagccaatcggaattcgagggacgccatcttggatgacgtcccttaaaggaaccgtcattcgtcgtctagtcgtcggaagaagaggatggatccgcgctggaggtcttcaagatggagccggtcgtcatcggatggaagaacatagaagatgccgcttggagaagatgtttgccggtccggatgtcctcttcttgccggataggaggaagactttggagaaccggattatggatcgccaacccccgcttgggttggatgaagatcttggagccaggacggatcggtgaacctggtatggtgaagacaaggtaggaagatcttcaggggattagtgttaggtttatttaaggggggtttg
This region includes:
- the LOC128659891 gene encoding E3 SUMO-protein ligase ZBED1-like isoform X1, translated to MKDATTLMSEERNPTVSLIAPLNAQLLQNTTDTMGDTPMIHEIKNAIKTDLLKRYSSEAEKKILYTASALDPRFKGLPFILTEEERLEIYRGVTEEAASLEIECTSTVTSRRTNVNEVPLPEGKETLEEESPIEEDQDNPSPPKRKSTSLLMTLLGQSFTDTEGTIEPKTPYVKAEEEIEKYCKAPSLPLTEDPLKWWHVHEVIFPLLSHLSKRYLCIAGTSVSAERVFSTAGDVVTAKRSTLKPEHVDQLVFLQKNLHIP